The sequence below is a genomic window from Calypte anna isolate BGI_N300 chromosome 4A, bCalAnn1_v1.p, whole genome shotgun sequence.
GCAGTAGTAGAACCCCTAAACTACAGAAAGATTTTAGCCTTTTTAGGCAGAATACTAGGGATAAGTATGAAAAACGCAGTAAAAGAAACATCTGGAATGTTAGGTCTAAAACCCAGCATATAAAGAAACAGCTTTAGAAGTACTGTATCAGAATTTTAAGTATCCCCCTGGACATGGATACAACCCCTTTTCACAGTAGGTCAGTCTACCAATTTCCCTCAAAAAGCAACTACAAGGTTAATTAAGACCCCCATCACATTTAAACAACTCACATATGCACATTTCATTGTTTCAAATAATTGAAAGTTTACTGTAGAAAAGTCCAAACATCAAGGTAGtaggaaataaaaacactttttaataaaagtgtgtcctttcagtgttaaaaaactGTAATCATCAATGAGAAGAATTCATAACCAGTGACCAGGAGGTTCTCATTAGAATCCACTATTCCCAAGCAACTGTGCTGCTAGCACTTCACTTGCAAGCTGACAATTTCTGACACCTTATTCATGGTGGCTCACAACTGAATGGTCCAACATTGAGTTTTCCACTTCTTTAAGAAGATTTGTTTTGATCCTTTGTTCTTTCCTCAATCTGGTCCATAGTTTCATATCCAGCTTAACAGGGCTTTAtgcaaaaaagttttttttttcattttttacattCATGTTATCAAGCACGTGAGAACAGTAAAgtacaaaattttattttgctttctagaAACACAAAAGGCCAATATCAGCTCGTGGAGGAGAAATATCTGGTCTCAGAGTAGTTAACCTATTAAGGAAAGGCACCCGGATAATAGTTTAAGATTTCTGTAAAAATCAAAAAGGGTAACTGGTAAACATTCATAGTAATATCAAATATTGATTTTTGCCCCctacatttcattttacttcaAACAATGTTCCTCTTTTATTCCTACTTAGAGTGACAACTcaaagctggagagaaaaagtAATACTTTTGACTAAAGGTTTGGTGGGGGGGTTGGttgttgtcttttctttccccagagaGACTGTCCACTTTGTGCCAGCTGCTTTGTCAAAATCATACTCCTCAGAGACAGCAATGCTTGATGATACCAAGACCTGGGTTTAGTTCCCAGGACTACAGTCATATAGAAACTCAAGAGTTATTTAAGTTGCATCAGCAACAATGTAAACTTGTAGCAGAAATTCCATAAGGCTTTCCCACAAAGTATCTCAGAAGTCCATTCCATTTCTAGCAATGGGCTGATTTGAACACCTCCTCAttaaaacagaagcagccacagctttcttaCCCACTTGTCCTTTAAAGGAAAAGTTGCACATCACCATTCCCACATAATATTTAGCTGCTGAATCCAGGTTCCTTCTTCCAAGCCCATCACTTCTACTATACAAAAACATGCTCTGCGAGAAGATCATGTCCCATCCAATATACTTGTGTATAGGAATGCTATATACATAGTTTAcagttcttcctcctccccagcaaaTAAACATACACCACATCACAGTCAAGAGTAGTGTTACCAAATCCATTTTAACCCACTTGTTCTTTTAACTGTTACTTCATGGTTTTGAGCAGCGTTTTGGATGGCAGCTCCTGGTCTGCCACATAGTGTTAACTTTTGtcctttgaataaaaataaaatgcaagtatGCAGTCAGTGTCTTGATTTAAGTCAGAAGTGAGATTGTAAGAAAAACCTGAATGCCTTTTATGTGATGTAAACGGAAGTTGTCCAATAAAACATCTGGCTGAAATCAGAATTGGAAAGTGGTAGAATTGTACAGTTATCACCTGGTTTCCTCGGTGTTCCCCTTTACCAGTGTTTGGCACGTCTGTTCTTCATTCAACATTCCCATTTTCTTCACTTTACTTCACAGGAATGACTATCCTGAGATTCAAATTTTATAAGAGTATTTGAGCAACATATGGGGAATGAGTACTTGCTATAGCAGCCAACAAAGGCAAGTCATTGGATTCAATCCTAGAAATTAAAAGAGACAGACTAGAGTCACCttcacaaaagaagaaaaatacaagataTTTTCCATCCACTTTAGGCAAACTGGAAGTGTATTGTTCAATGTAATCAATGTAATGTAATCAAATGTAATGTAATCAATTACTAAGTTCATtgattaattattatttattgccATTACTCAAGACATACCAGAAAAGCTAGCTAATAATGTTTAAAACTAAGAAGTACACTACCATTTAAGTAAAAAAGAGCATTATTACATTTTGTGGTATATAACCTTTTGTTTGTctctttgtttaaataaaaacttgtaCTTATCTGCTAAGCGATAAATCTTAGCTTGTAGTCTTACCAGTCAGTAGGCACTAATAACCCCAGTTTCAGAAAGTACTAAACATCAGCTTATGGAAGACTCTGCATTTCATGTTTTTGAATATAACTCAGCTCACTATACAGCAGCACTTCCTTATTAAAAAATGACCAAAAtctgtaattatttattattacacAATAACAGTAACCACGAATGCCTCTCAAATGCAGTTCAGTTGCCAACCGCTTCCAGTGTAAAGCTTCTCAGAGACCagaatatattcatatatatttttgtatactTATATaggtaaatatatatttatatgcatgTACATACACTGATAAAAGTTCTTATTTCAGGGTTTTGCTACCTACAGCTACGTTTCTCAGTATGAAATCTTGAACAGTCTGGataaaagataaatttttaCCCACAGTTCTAAAACCCATGTTTTTGGGAATGTGTATTCACTTCTCCCTTGACactcttctgctgccagctgctgcatCCACAAAGGTTGTAAGCCAATCAAGTGCTATTATTAGGAGACAGCTGCAAACAGGACACCTGCCTATTTTCCTACACCTGCTTTTTGAGCACTCCTCTTCCCTCAAGACACAACTGCAGTACACCAAAGCTTCCAAATATTCTCAAGAATTTGTTAGGATAAGTTTTGCATTAGTGAGCTTGAGACATCAAGCGTACATGTGACTAAGTGGATAACCTCCTAATAACCAAAATCCAAACTTTCTTCATACTGAAGatttaagaatgaaaaagaatttgTTCTTGCTGTTGAAACTGTTTCTTCCTCATGGCTCAATGTAACCCATTTTTACACCTTTTTAGGCACGTGGAAGAGAAGAGTGCTAAATATGAAGTGAAAAGCAAGTCCTCATGGGAATAAAAACTAAGAAAATAACTGTCCCAAGTTTTGCCATTCATGGAGACCAATATCTGCCATACTCACCCCAACACAACTCCTAGTTCTTTTACATGCACCCTCGTATGTCCTCGCAGatattctgaaagcattttgcttttgaGATACATTTCCTGTAGTCTGTCCTCAAGATGCATTATGCACTGTAAACACAGACCAAAAAGCTCAGAACAGCTGAAGCAATCATATGCATTTTACAGAATGTAAGTATACAATTTCAGCTTCTACCTTAGCTAGAACATCTTTCAAACTAAATCTCCACTCCAAAAACCAGGAGACAATTGGTGTTGTTACAGCAGTGCTAGCAACATAAAAAAGTTACGCTACCCCCTTAGAAGAGAACCCACTCATACATTTGGGGGTCTCCAATTTTCTTGGGCAGCAACTCTGTTGCACAAGCTGTGTATCCCACTCAAGCCAGCCAGTGTTTCTGCCCACTGAAATAGTTTTACCCAAGTCCAAAGACACTCAAGACACCTTACTCAGAATTAAATCACAGTACTTGGATCAAGTTGTTTTTGTTATCAGTTTTGTTATTTCCTAAAATTAGCCCTCTTCAGGTCTAGGTATCTGCAATTTGAGAAACTATGACTCAAGAAGTAGAAGACGCCATTATCTTATTTGTTATAAGATTACACCTCTTTTGCTCACTACTGTCCTGGAGAAGCTAGGTTACAAATCCTTTTTAggcatttgtttttaatagcCTTAGGTACTTCTAAGTTTAAAATTGCTTTAACATTTGATGCTCTTTGCAAAAAAGTAATAGTTCAAGTTGAAATAGTAATTTAATCACTCTCCTATTTGGGCAGCAGTATGCtataactgcattttatttttaaatacattcatgTGACACATGGTAATTTCTCATGCACCAACTGCAGGAGAGCAGGTTAATCTTAGCTTCAAAGAGAGAGTTTATTTGGCAAGACAAGGTCAGTACATAGGATGTCTTCACAAGGTGAGCAGGTAGGATGTTTTATCAGGTACTTCGTTCTAGGACAAAACTCAGTTTGATACATTCCTTCTTCCCACAGGGATGACCACTTCAAAAAAGTTAAATTAGTTCAGCTCTCCAAACTCCAGGAGATGAAAGCAGGAAGCACATGCAGAACCTCACATTATGAAATGTATAATCATCCTAATCATCCTGCAGGGGTAGACAGCAATTAGAAACAGTAGCAGCGAATAGCTCTGGGTCATCATCCAATGTACTTTTTAACTTGAATGAAAACCCTAAGTATTAGAAATGAAATCCTGTGAAACCAGTTTTACTAAttgaaaaatgagaggaaaaaaaaaaaaaaggaaaagaaaaaagagactcACGCTTGTATGTAGTAGACCAGGTATTTTTCTGGTGGTGTGGAGCAAGATAAAGAATTTTAATGATTCTCTGAGCCTATATCAGGTCTTAACTAATAATTCCTTGAGGAACTTTAAAAAACGTGTTATATAGTAGTAGAGTAAGATAACTGCAACTGGCGGAGAAAAGGCAAAAGTTTTCTGCTACTACTTTGATCTATTTGCTTCAAAAAAGTTTTCACTCAAGTCAGCATAAACGTAATACTTTTAATACtagcagaaaaggaaatttccttttccattatCAGTAAGACTAATAATGCAAGTCTTCTAAAAACAAAGAAGCAGCTTAAAATTAGTTTAAAGGTGCAGGAAAAATATGACATATTGCTGACATGCAGCAGCTGCAAGCATCACTTCCCTCTCACCTGGTACACTGTGGAGTTCTCTGCAGCATGGTCACCAGTCTGAAGTGCCACAACAAAGATATCACCACTTGCCTTTCATCTGGTCTCAAGTTTGGTTTCAGTTTTTTGTTGTACTACAAAAACCTAAAACCTTACTCATCTGAACAATAACTGCATGTAAAGAAATATACACTCCTAAAGTGAACTTCAAACATACCACATTATGCTCATCTCTGATCAATATTCATACATATGTTTTAGACAAATTTAAATCAGTAGAATCACTACATAAAAATCATACTTCTCCATGGAGTTTGGTGAAACACTCAACTTCCATGCACCGATGGTTCTGTTCTAAGAGAAGGTATAAAATCCACCAATGGAAGGATCAAAGTGTCTCTAACATGGCTTGTAGAAAATTTAGAACTGTCACTATACTGACAGAGTAACATCCTCTACTGCAACCCACCCGCTCACAGGTATTTTCAGGTTTCAGTCTCCTCAGCAATTCTATCAAATAGCAAAGCTACTTGAGAAAACACTTGCTGACAGGGGTGGCTAAAATATGCCTCAAATAGAAGTCACACACAGGCACTATTAtttggagaggagagaagaggcaTCCACTGCACAGGGTCAGACAGGAAGCCCAGGAACAGAAAATTCTATGCTAGAAGCAGTCTTGGGTAGATAGAAGCTTTAAAACATAAAGAGTAGAGAAGTGTGGAAATTATAAAATTGCCTAAAGAACTTTAGTTTTGGCATTTGTATTTTGGAATAGATAATTTTAATATGGTCCACTTGatgtaaattataaataaaCCAGTATCTGTTACTCAACTGAAGCACAcattcttttaaatatgtttatgttatttaaaatacattttaaataatatctGCATTATTTCAGGTATTAGTTCATTGATACAGCAACACAGTGTACAAAACTCCGTATCTCCTATCTAAGCTAAGCTATTTTCCTTAGCTTCAgttttcagcaaagaaatacTTACAAAGTCAGCTGGGACGTTGAGTTTGTAAAGCTGTAAAATTGACTGCAACAAACTGGATACTTGACTAGAAACCAAAACATCCTTGCCTAACTTCATATTGTCCATCATCTTTCTCTGGCTTGTAGCTACTTGTACATTCCATTTATCGGTGTCTGCAATAATGCAGACAGCTTCAGCTATGGGCTCATCTAGCACTGGAtgctgcaagagaaaaaaaattaacatcacaCTACACTTTCACATGTATTTCCACAACTTAGTTTGACCTTCCACTTTTATTCACACTGAGACAGGGAATAAGTGAACCAATTAATGTTTTTGTCTAATAGGAAACCAAAGGTATCTCCAAAATGAGGAGTACCAACTTCAGTGACGGAGTTCACACATTCAGCAGTATGGGGTTGGTTAAGACTTTACTGTCAATTTGATCaagacatttaattttgtttgtgtaGTGCTTCAAAATCATTACTccaattgtttttcttcaagtattccagctttcctgaaaaGGTAAGGTTCTTATAGCAATAGCTATACTGATCCAGTAAAGGTGCAAGTATATGCAGTGTTTCAGAGACATATGAAGGATTTCACTATGCACAATCAGGCAGGGTATGCATAAACATTATCATATTAGATCAACCTGATGCTGTTTAAAGAAGTTACATACACACTCATCACTTGGATAGTACAAACTCATTCCAGCATGATGATCCTCAATTGCTATAGAGAAGCTGTTGACTATTACAAGCCtagataaatatttgaaattgcATACTAAAGTCACACTTACTTTAGTGAAAGGTTATTCATaaattatttatgtaatttaGGAGCACCAAAAGTAGAGTAAGAACATGGCAAAAGTTGTTACCTATAGACAATTACTTTCTGTAGTCAGTCATTGCTGCTACAGTTTAGTATACTATAGGCCTCCACAAGATTCATTTCCCTTGCAACACATGCCCCTAAGTGGCAAAATAAGATGCTTCAACCTGCACATAATTCTCATGAAATATAGGTAATTCTACCTGCTCTTGTTActgaaaagagaagcagcttgaGGTTTAATTTCCCTGTTTGTAACTTGAAGTTGCAAACAGTATTATTTGTGTTTATCTTTGAAGAGAAGCCTTAAGAGAGTATAAAGGAAAGCACATGTAATTTGTATGTGAACAGACTTTGTACACAATGAATTAAAGGCTTACACATTTCAGGAAGGATGATGTCTCAGGTGAGGCTGTTAAGAACAGgtaaacagaaagaaatctatTCAAAGGACCTGCTTCTATGTATCTGGGTAATATCACAAATCCTACTATGATTCAGAAGAGTGCTGTAACTCACATGCATTGCATGAAATAGGTCTGCTAGTAGACACTGTTTGAGTTTTTCATCGTTATTTATTCCATGCAGCACTAGATCAGGTACATATGTATGACAATAGCCACCTAGAAGTGATCTTCCAAAATTTTTCACACATTGACTGCTGATTGTATTTgacctgaaacacagaaatacaaaccaGGTAAGAGTCTTGGcttgagaaactgcattcagaTTTTATATGAATGCAAAGTTTGGTTTATCACCACTGCCTCTACTGCAAATATTAATCAACAGAACACCTGTACtcaaaatacagtaaattaaTTAATGGTGCTCTTTGAAACAAGGATTTTAGAAGATGAACTTTTAGCAATTTATTGATTCTTTCAAATTTCTGAAAGGGCAAATCTATATGTATTAGAGCTTGTGTATGTACAAGCTCCCTATTCTGCAGTTACCATTTGATAAACCTGTTTTCTCAAACTCAGcccaaaaagcaaaatctttccAGGTACCTACCTTAAGCATGTGCACCTGTAGAGCTCAAAAGTTTTCAAATAGGATGTCCTTATTTAtatcaaatatttctttatcaCATATCTAAGATCTAAATGGTTATCAGTTTAAACAAAGCTGAAGTTGTGCTTGTCCTCAGATGTTCTGTCTACACATCTACATTAAAGATTTCGGCAGCTTATATAAAAAGCTTCGGTGAGTTTTTATTAGACATCTGAAGAACACCATTCTCACAAAATTTCACTACCTGCTCtgtcttggttttctttttgcaaagtCTGTTCACAAGAATTCTAGCCACATCATACTTGTTTACAAGGCACTTAGTCACATCCCAGAGGATTTCAGACTTGAAACTCTGAACAACTTTAAAGGAGCAATAGCTTTTTACTCCATTTAGatgtaaattaatttacaaTTCTTTACCTTGGTAACGGAAGTTCCACTTCTGAAAACTCTAATCTTTTGCTGACATTATCATGATGTGCTTCATCAGGGATACAACAATCCCCTTCCTCATCACTGGCTCCAAGAGCACTGTCTGAACTCTCATTTCTTGGAATGTCCCCTTCAACTCTGAAGATTTTCCTTCCAGCATCCCCACAGGGGACATCTTTAGAACCTACTTTAAGGGAATCCTGTTTGATAGCAGAAGCTACTTCTACATAGCCAGGAGAATAGTTCTCCAGACTGCCAGAGCATAAAgttctattttctttcaggCTTGCCAATTTTACAGTTTCTATGCTACCTGTGGGCAAAAGAGTGTCACTAGATACTGTGTTCACTAAAGTTCCTTTACTTTCCATATGTTGGTTAAGTACACTCTCCCTCCCCTCGCAAGGTGGGATTTGAGCATAACAAACACTATGTTTACTGAAGGGTATAAAGGCAGCTTCACAACTTTCTTTTTGATTCTGGGAAGCATCCACAGTCAGATTTGTGGAACTTGAGGCACAATTTATCATCTCTGGACTTTTTCTGTATGCCTTcagattttcttccatttcttttctttgagtTTCTAAATCTGACTCAGGTGATGCAGAACTTCCAATCTGAAAGGTGACCTTCTCTAAGTGGGAACTTCTGTGACCAGACCTTTCAGGACAAGGTAAGGCAGATGACCTATTAGACAGTTgcttttccacttttctctcaTTCTGGTTCTTGGTGTTCTTGACATCCATTAAACCCTCCAGTTTAGATGGTTCTTCAAAATGGTACGTTATGATTCCTGTATCAGTGATAGCTCTTTTCCTGCCATCAGCTGCTCCTTTACAGGAACTGCTTGTTAGAGAGCCCACAGATGCTTCTGAGTTCTGACTAGCCTTTCCTattgcttctctcttttcttttgaagagaCCGGGACACCATGAGTGCTTTCTGGGTCATGTACCCACCCTGCAATACTATTGTTCTTACTTCCATTATTCTTTGGAGGTAGGATTGGAGGCACAAGAGCAGGTTCATTTTTAACAGTGACAACCACATAATCAGACTCCTCTACTTCTCCCTTTTCTAGTGCAGTTGTGATGTTGCTTCCATTTAGCACTTGTTCTCCTTCTACAGCCTTCTCACTCCATGTCAGCTGATtttcctgcagctcagagcaCCGAATGAAGTAAGTCAGAACATAGAGCAAGCGCTGCACCAATTCCTTGCGTTTTCCAACAATAACAGTTCGAGTCAGTCTAACTGGAGAACCTATGGCACCATAGAGATCACctacacaggaaaacaaaaattattcaaCACACTTTGAGCCAGCATTTACCATGGACACAAGTTAGGAAGTTAATTTATTTCACAGTAAGTtcataaagcaaagaaaaacaaagaagtcCCCTAGCCTACTTACAAGATactttaatttagaaaaaggCGGTGAGATGAAGACCAATATAGATCCAGCTGAACTCTGAAGCCAACTATActattttctacttttctactaattttcttttacatcaAAGTTTATACTgttttagaatcacagaatctttatggttggaaaagacctctaagattaCCAAGTCCAAGAGCCAACTCAACACCAtcatgccaactaaaccatgtcgCAAAGTGCcacatttacacatttttttaatgcttccagagatggtaactccaccactttcctgggcagcctgttccaatgcttgacaaccCTTGACAAGAAATTTTTCCTACTATCCAAtcaaaaccttccctggcacaacttgaggctgtttcctcttacCATTATCATCAGATCCTTGAGAGAAGAAACCAACACTCATCTCCATTTAAGTAGCCACAGAGAGTGACAAGGTCtccccccctcagcctcctaGTGTCCAGGCTAAACAACTCAGTTCCCTCAGTATCCTCTTAAGATTTGTGCTCTAGAAACTTCCTTAGCTTCATTGCCATTCTCTGGATACACTTCAGCAGTTCAATGTCCTTCttttgtagtgaggggcccagaactaaacacagtactcaaagtgcagcctcaccagtgccaagtatACAAGGACAATTACtgccctagtcctgctggccacactatttctgatacaagccaggagGGCCACTTGGGCACCTAGGTCATATTTAAACAGCTGTGAACCAGAACCCACAGGTCCTTTTATGCTtgacagctttccagccactcttccccaaacctgtagcattgcctggggttgttgtaaCTGAAATGAAGGACCCAGCACATGGCCTTGTTGAACCTGATACACTGGCCTCAGAGCCCATCagtccagcctgtccagatccctttGCAAAACCTTCCCACCCTCAAGCACATCAACACTACCACACAATTTGGTGGCATCTGCAAACATACTAAGGGTGCACCCAATTCCCTCATCCAAATaactgatgaagatattgaacaagacTGGCTCAAAACTGAGCCTTGGGGGACATCACTTGTGACTGGATGctaactggatttaactccattgatCACAACTCCCTGGGCCCAGCCATCCAGTTAGTTTTTTAAGAGCGTATCTGTCTAAGCCATGAGCCACCAGCTTCTCTAGGTGGCTTTACTTAAGTGCAAGCAGACAACATGCACAGCCTTTCTCCAAAACACTAGGGCaggtcacctggtcatagaagACCAGGTTGGTCAACCAGCACTTGCTTTTCCTGAATCCATGgtggctgggcctgatccccttGCCTGTCCTGCACCTGCTGTGTGAGCACACTCAAGTGAACCACTCCATAACCTCCCCAGGTaccaaggtcaggctgacagcCCTGTACTTCCCTGGATCCTCCCTCTGGCCCTTCTTGTTGGTGGGTATCACACTGGGAAGCCTTCAGTCATCTGGGACTTAACTTGTAAACCAGGACTGCCCATAAATGACAAAGAGTGGCTTGGCAAGCTCCAAATTCAGCAAATTCATTCTTCAGGAATGGAAAGTGGGCTTCAGAGTACTCAGCTGGAAACAGCCTCAGTGCCTGCTGGCCACAAGGACTAGTGATCTGGAAAGGATGTGGGAATGTATCTTTTTATATCAAGTTGAGCTATGGAAATTGAGTTCCTATGGAAATCAGATTCAGGCTTCATATTCATTTGCACTTGACTTTTATATTACATTAATATATGACTGATACTAATGAGACAGTACAAAAAGTCAGAATTGTGGTCTTCAAAACATACTGTCTACTGTTAACACTGTTggactgcagctgctgtttaaGAGACAGTATTATGTCTTCCTGATAGAGGCACTCAGAGTTGTATTTGGAATAGTAACTGATAtgtaaaatgtaatgaaaacacAGGTCTGAAGGTGGAAAGACAGGTATGtcaaaatcctttttttaacaaaaaattgtttctattttaaagcaACAAGACCTGTGACTTTCTTTTCCCCAACTCCCTGCCCCCaatctttttaaagaagatgaCCAGCAGAGGGCAACATCTTCCTTTCATTAGCAGTTACTGCATCCACCTGATAATGGCTTTTGGGCTTTGTAagaatcaaacaaaaccagaaataattttgactTTGAGCACTATGAACTTGGCTAGGCCAATGCTGGTAGCAACATACAGCCTGGGAAGGTGAGAAGAGAAACTGATTTTTGACTAGGCACCAATGGAGGCTCCTGGGACTGACAAGAGCTATTGCCAATCTTGAGCCCCCAGGCCAGCTCTTTTATTATAACCTCAGGCTTGGCTCCATCCTCAACACCCTGACCAAGcttctatttttccttccaagtcTAATCCACTACTCCTCTGCATAGCATCTTAAACCAGGAGACACTGCTACTACAACTACATGGCCATGGTAGTGATTCTTAGTTTCATCAAGACAGCTGAGAATAACAAACATAACTGAGATAACTAGCAAGTTACACAACCAATAGCATAGCACAAAAGTTGTATTATTGTtttatgtgcatgtgtgttatTTTACAAGGCAACATAGTATATCAGAGTTAAAGTTCAGGGTCATCTGATGCCAGACTCATAGTGGCTGCCATGAAGAGGAGGAATTTTCAGGGATTTACCACTGGCACTTATTCTCTCAGGTTTCGCTCACCTACCCATCTGCCAGCAGTTATTTAATCCTCTGTATCAAGATAGCTTATAAGCTGCAAAATATTTGTCAGAAAACAGCCTGAGGATCTGGGCACAGACAGAAAATCTTGGCCCAAGCCCACACAAGTAACTGTGAATGAATGGAAGGTACTGCGAGCTGCCAGACTGCTATTCTGTTGGTGTCCATTCTAGTCctgtgagaaagagagaaaatgaagtagCCAGGGCAATTTCAATTACAAAGGGCCTTCAAGGCCCAGGGAACTCCCTTCAATCCAAACCCAAACTGCTTGGATGGTTCATAGCACTTGTACAGTCTTAATTCTTCAATACTAAGTTCCTTAACCAGGCAGTGTAACAGAGGATGACAAAAAGGgtccaaaggaaaaagcagagcactCAGCCTATGCAAATAGGCCTCCAAATGCTCTGTTTAATCAGATGTTGGTAGCTCTGCCCAGCTTACAGCCAGGCAAATCAGCAAATATGATCTGGATCACAAGCAGATaagaggaagaggcaggaaagTGCTAGTTATAAAGAAGTGTAAGGCTGTCCTACTGACCAAGCTGTGCCCAGAGAGGGTTGTATGGATGGGATTTTGCCAGCATGTTGACAGACTGTGATGTGCGCTTCTCAGAGAAGGCCTTTATGGGAGGATGGTCAACTGGCATTACTGTGGGGACCCAGGCCAGGTGGTATGTCAGCACTGCAGTtaacaaagcagcaaagaacCTAGGAAAAAGAATATGACCAAAGAAACATCAGTAACAGAATACCACATTATGTGCTTCAATATATCTGCATGCACTGGGAAGAAcacaagctttttttaaaaaatcagggaGTGAGGGAAGCTTACTGATTTTTGTTGATCTGTTCAATAAGAAATGTAAATTCTTTAAGAAAACGCTGACATAGCTGATTCTTTTCCAGGGTGCTGGACATCATATTAAGCCACACAGGCTCTGCAATCCTTGGAACAGAATACAGGTTCCAGATGGTAACTCTGCTCAAAGAAAACGCCCAAAAAGTAAGTGTTGACATTCACATTTCAATCTTGTATATACAAGTAGCCCCTTTCCTCTTCTATTGtgcattgatttttatttatttctgtttcctaagATCTAGGAAATCCTAACAAACTGGAAGAATTATGCAGACACACTAATT
It includes:
- the FNIP2 gene encoding folliculin-interacting protein 2 isoform X4, which gives rise to MAPTLLQKLFNKRSGGAAAPNGRAPGEGPAFSWSSSEFDLNEIRLIVYQDCERRGRQVLFDSKAVRKINEAVVQKMAEDASIKTSAKSCQTSNGNNSISSHNPSVNYMQNIKEQIPKYQYTRPASDVNMLGEMMFGSVAMSYKGSTLKIHYIRSPPQLMISKVFSARVGSFSGSNNNLQDSFEYINQDPSLGKLSSNQNGLGTGRSGNNLAHSTPVDMPSRGQNEDRDSGIARSASLSSLLVTPFPSPSSSSSSSSSYQRRWLRSQTTSLENGIIPRWSTEEMFSMADESCSSNPAVVRRKKIAISIIFSLPEKEEAQRNFQDFFFSHFPLLESHMNKLKYAIEKAMISCRKIAESSQRVQIYISRVMDALGEFRVTIWNLYSVPRIAEPVWLNMMSSTLEKNQLCQRFLKEFTFLIEQINKNQFFAALLTAVLTYHLAWVPTVMPVDHPPIKAFSEKRTSQSVNMLAKSHPYNPLWAQLGDLYGAIGSPVRLTRTVIVGKRKELVQRLLYVLTYFIRCSELQENQLTWSEKAVEGEQVLNGSNITTALEKGEVEESDYVVVTVKNEPALVPPILPPKNNGSKNNSIAGWVHDPESTHGVPVSSKEKREAIGKASQNSEASVGSLTSSSCKGAADGRKRAITDTGIITYHFEEPSKLEGLMDVKNTKNQNERKVEKQLSNRSSALPCPERSGHRSSHLEKVTFQIGSSASPESDLETQRKEMEENLKAYRKSPEMINCASSSTNLTVDASQNQKESCEAAFIPFSKHSVCYAQIPPCEGRESVLNQHMESKGTLVNTVSSDTLLPTGSIETVKLASLKENRTLCSGSLENYSPGYVEVASAIKQDSLKVGSKDVPCGDAGRKIFRVEGDIPRNESSDSALGASDEEGDCCIPDEAHHDNVSKRLEFSEVELPLPRSNTISSQCVKNFGRSLLGGYCHTYVPDLVLHGINNDEKLKQCLLADLFHAMHHPVLDEPIAEAVCIIADTDKWNVQVATSQRKMMDNMKLGKDVLVSSQVSSLLQSILQLYKLNVPADFCIMHLEDRLQEMYLKSKMLSEYLRGHTRVHVKELGVVLGIESNDLPLLAAIASTHSPYVAQILL
- the FNIP2 gene encoding folliculin-interacting protein 2 isoform X2 is translated as MAPTLLQKLFNKRSGGAAAPNGRAPGEGPAFSWSSSEFDLNEIRLIVYQDCERRGRQVLFDSKAVRKINEAVVQKMAEDASIKTSAKSCQTSNGNNSISSHNPSVNYMQNIKEQIPKYQYTRPASDVNMLGEMMFGSVAMSYKGSTLKIHYIRSPPQLMISKVFSARVGSFSGSNNNLQDSFEYINQDPSLGKLSSNQNGLGTGRSGNNLGVLQLCSSKLLQGVSEGGPLRLIRSASFFAAHSTPVDMPSRGQNEDRDSGIARSASLSSLLVTPFPSPSSSSSSSSSYQRRWLRSQTTSLENGIIPRWSTEEMFSMADESCSSNPAVVRRKKIAISIIFSLPEKEEAQRNFQDFFFSHFPLLESHMNKLKYAIEKAMISCRKIAESSQRVQIYISRVMDALGEFRVTIWNLYSVPRIAEPVWLNMMSSTLEKNQLCQRFLKEFTFLIEQINKNQFFAALLTAVLTYHLAWVPTVMPVDHPPIKAFSEKRTSQSVNMLAKSHPYNPLWAQLGDLYGAIGSPVRLTRTVIVGKRKELVQRLLYVLTYFIRCSELQENQLTWSEKAVEGEQVLNGSNITTALEKGEVEESDYVVVTVKNEPALVPPILPPKNNGSKNNSIAGWVHDPESTHGVPVSSKEKREAIGKASQNSEASVGSLTSSSCKGAADGRKRAITDTGIITYHFEEPSKLEGLMDVKNTKNQNERKVEKQLSNRSSALPCPERSGHRSSHLEKVTFQIGSSASPESDLETQRKEMEENLKAYRKSPEMINCASSSTNLTVDASQNQKESCEAAFIPFSKHSVCYAQIPPCEGRESVLNQHMESKGTLVNTVSSDTLLPTGSIETVKLASLKENRTLCSGSLENYSPGYVEVASAIKQDSLKVGSKDVPCGDAGRKIFRVEGDIPRNESSDSALGASDEEGDCCIPDEAHHDNVSKRLEFSEVELPLPRSNTISSQCVKNFGRSLLGGYCHTYVPDLVLHGINNDEKLKQCLLADLFHAMHHPVLDEPIAEAVCIIADTDKWNVQVATSQRKMMDNMKLGKDVLVSSQVSSLLQSILQLYKLNVPADFCIMHLEDRLQEMYLKSKMLSEYLRGHTRVHVKELGVVLGIESNDLPLLAAIASTHSPYVAQILL